In Clavibacter californiensis, the sequence GACGTGCCGCGCTCGATGCTCCCCGAGATCAAGAGCTCCTCCGAGGTCTACGGCCAGGTCGAGTCCTCGAGCCTCCTGCGCGAGGTGCCCATCGCCGGCATCCTGGGCGACCAGCAGGCGGCGACGTTCGGCCAGGCCGCGTTCGACCAGGGCGAGTCGAAGAACACGTACGGCACCGGCAACTTCCTGATCTTCAACACCGGCACCGACATCATCCACTCGCAGAACGGCCTCCTCACGACGCTCGGCTACAAGCTGGGCGACCAGGAGCCGCACTACGCGCTCGAGGGCTCCATCGCGGTCACGGGCTCGCTCGTCCAGTGGATGCGCGACAACCTCGGGCTCGTGTCGAGCGCCGCGGAGATCGAGACCCTGGCCGCCACCGTCGAGGACAACGGCGGCGTGTACTTCGTCCCCGCGTTCTCGGGCCTGTTCGCGCCGTACTGGCGCTCGGACGCGCGCGGCGCGCTCGTGGGCCTCACGCGCTACGTCAACAAGGGCCACATCGCCCGCGCGGCGCTGGAGGCCACGGCCTTCCAGACCCGCGAGGTGCTCGACGCGGTCAACGCCGACTCCGGCGTCGACCTCACCGAGCTCAAGGTCGACGGCGGCATGATCGCCAACAACCTGCTGATGCAGTTCCAGGCCGACATCCTCGGCGTGCCCGTCGTCCGCCCCGTCGTCGCCGAGACCACCGCGCTCGGTGCCGCGTACGCCGCGGGCCTCGCCGTCGGGTTCTGGAAGGACCTCGACGACCTCCGCCAGAACTGGCAGGAGGACAGCCGCTGGACGCCGGACATGGACGACGCCGAGCGCGAGCGCCAGCTGCGCCTCTGGAAGAAGGCCGTCACGAAGACCTTCGACTGGGTCGACGACGACGTGCAGTAGACCGCACCCGCACGATCCGCACGCCCCGTCGCCCCAGGTGACGGGGCGTGCGGCGTGTCCGGGCGGTCACCCGACCGCGCGCCGCGGCGTCAGATGAGCGTGGGCTGCCCGTCGTCCGCGGGCGCCTCGTCGACGGGCGCCACGAGATCCGGTCCGTCGTTCCGCACGCTGTTGACGCGGGTCGAGACGAGTCGCGGCACGAGGTGGGGCTCCGGCAGCGAACCGAGCAGGTGACGCACGTCGTCGACCGCCGTCGTCCCGGCGTCGAGCCAGTCGTCGAGGCGGTAACGCGGCACGATGACGGGCGTGCGGTCGTGGATGTGTCCGAGCGCGTCGCTCGCGGCCGACGTGATGATGGCGAGGCTGCGCAGCCACGCGCCGGGCTCCCCCTCCGGGACGACGGGATCCCTCCAGTGCTCGTACACGGCCGCGAACGCCAGCGGGCGCTCGTCCTCGGCGTGGAGGTACACGGGCTGCTTCCCCGCTGCGGTGACCTGCCACTCGTAGTACCCGTCGGCCGGCACGACCGCCCGCCGCGTGAGCACGGCCCTGCGGAACGTCGGCTTCTCCGTCACGGTCTCGACGCGTGCGTTGATCAGAGGGGCGCCCTGCACCGCCTTCGCCCATGGCGGGACGATCCCCCACCGCGCCGCGGTCAGGACCCGGCGGACCGCGCCGTCCGCGTCACCGCGCGGATGGCGGTCGGCGACCATGCGGACGGTGGTCGTCGGGGCGACGTTCCACGAGGGGGGTGGATCCTCGCCGTCCACGTCGTCGACCGCCCAGTCCCCGACGAGGTCCCCCGTCGCCCGCGCCACCACGAATCTCCCGCACATGCGACCATCATCCGCCGCACGCGCGACATCGACCGCGTGACGAGGATCAGGCGCGCGTCGCCGCCGCCCACTCCTCGAGCTTCGCGGCGGCGCGGCCGGAGTCCACCGCGTCGGCGGCGACCGCGACCTTCTCGCGCAGCCGGCGCGCCATCGGCTGCTGCACGCGCGTCGGATCCCCCATCAGGTCGAAGGCCTCGAGGCCGGCCGCCGCGTTCAGCAGCACGACGTCGCGCTGCGGACCGGGCTCTCCCGCGAGGACGCGGCGGATCACCTGCGCGTTCCCCTCCACCCCGTCGCCGAGGAGCGCCTCGATGGGAGCGCGCGGGATCCCGAGCTCGAGCGGGTCGAGGTCGTGCTCGGTGACCGCGCCGCGGCTGACCTCCCAGATGTGGCTGTGCCCGGTGGTCGTCAGCTTGTCGATCCCGTCGTCGCCCCGGTACACGAGCGCCGTCGCGCCGCGGGTCCGGAAGACGCCCACCATGAGCGGGACGCGCGAGAGGTCGGCGACGCCCACCGCGGACGCCTCGGGGCGCGCCGGGTTGCAGAGCGGCCCGAGCACGTTGAACAGCGTCGAGATGCCGAGCTCGCGCCTCGTGGCCGCCGCGTGCCGGAAGCCCGGGTGGAAGAGAGCGGCGTGCGCGTACGTGATGCCCGTCTCCCGGAGCACCGCGGCCACGCGCTCGGGCGCGATCGTCAGGTCGATGCCGAGGGCGGTCAGCACGTCGGACGCGCCGGAGGCGGAGCTCGCGCCGCGGTTGCCGTGCTTGATCACGGGCACGCCCGTGGCGGCCGCGATGACGGACGCCACCGAGGAGATGTTGAGGACGGCGCCGTAAGGGTCACCTCCCGTCCCCACGATGTCGAGGGCGCGCGGATCCGCGTCGAGCGGCAGCGCCTCCTCGAGGACGGCGTCGCGGAAGCCGACGATCTCGTCGACGGTCTCGCCGGCGGCACGCAGCGCGACCAGGAGCCCGCCCAGCTGCGCGGGAGTGGCATCCCCGCGCATCACCTGGCGCATGGCCCAGGTGGACTCGGACACCGAGAGGTGGCGCCCCTCGATCAGCGTGGTGATGAGCGCGGGCCAGGTCGGGGCGGAGGGCATGCGGATCAGCCTAACGAGCGGCTGGATCGGATCTCACGGGCGGCCGGATGGGCATCGGGTGTCGTCGGCCTGGGTCATAATGGAACCTGTGACGACCACCTCAATCTCCCCAGTATCGACCGCGCCGGTGGTGAACCGGCCGAACACGGTCGCCGTCGGCACCATCGTGTGGCTCGGCAGCGAGGTGATGTTCTTCGCGGGTCTCTTCGCGATCTACTTCACCCTGCGCTCCACGTCCGGTGCCCTCTGGGAGTTCGAGGCGGGACGCCTCAACGTGCCCTTCTCCCTCGTGAACACGCTCATCCTCGTGTCGAGCTCGTTCACCTGCCAGTTCGGGGTCTTCGCGGCCGAGCGCCTGCAGGCGCGGGCCACGGGCTGGAAGCCCAGCCAGTGGGGCACGGTCGAGTGGTTCTTCCTCACCTACGCCCTCGGCGCCATCTTCGTCGTGGGCCAGATCTTCGAGTACGCCACCCTCGTCACCGAGGGCATCACGCTCAGCAGCAACGCCTACGGCTCGGCGTTCTACATGACCACGGGCTTCCACGGCCTGCACGTCACCGGCGGGCTCATCGCCTTCCTCCTCGTGATCGGGCGCATCTTCGCGGTCCGGTCGATGGGGCACAGGGAGGCGACGAGCGCGATCGTCGTGTCCTACTACTGGCACTTCGTCGACGTCGTCTGGATCGGGCTCTTCCTGGTCATCTACGTCCTCAAATAGCACCGAGCGGGAGCATCAACCACAGCATGAGCACCAAGACAGCACGCGCCCGTCGAACCGGTCGCCGCAGCCCCCTGACCACGATCGCCCTCCTCGCCATCGGCCTGCTCACCACGGGCGGCGCCTACGCGATGATCCAGTCGGGCACCGCGTCGGCCGAGGTCGACCTCAAGTCCGCGCAGACCATCGACGAGGGCCAGAAGCTCTTCGGCTCCAACTGCGCCACCTGCCACGGCATGGACGCCACCGGGACGGGCGTCGCCCCGAGCCTCATCGGCGTCGGCGCGGCCTCCGTCGACTTCCAGGTCGGCACCGGCCGCATGCCGCTGCAGGGCACCACGGTCCAGGCACCGGAGAAGCCCACGCAGTTCACCGACACGCAGGTGAAGGAGCTCGCGGCCTATGTCGCCTCGCTCGCTCCCGGCCCGGCCATCCCCGACGGCCAATACCTCGACGGGAAGGGCGACCCCGCCAACGGCGCCGAGCTCTTCCGCATCAACTGCGCCATGTGCCACAACGTGGCCGCGGCAGGAGGCGCGCTCACCGAGGGCAAGTTCGCCCCCAGCCTCGAGGGCGTGGCCCCGGTCCACATCTACGAGGCCATGGTCACCGGCCCGCAGAACATGCCGGTCTTCAACGACACCAACATCTCCCCCGAGGACAAGCGCGACATCATCACGTCGCTGCAGTACATCGAGGAGAACAGCACGGTCGGCGGCGCGAACCTCGGCGGGCTCGGCCCGGTGTCCGAGGGGCTCTTCATGTGGATCTTCGGTCTCGGCGGCATCGTCGCCCTGACCGTGTGGCTCACGGCCCGGTCCAACTGACGCCCGCATCGATGACCCGCATCAGCACACAGGAGAGGCACGTACATGGCACACGACGATAAGGACGAGTCGGCCGTCGTCCCCGCGGGCTCCGAAGCCGGCGAGCTCGAGCCGGCAGGCCGTGACGTCGTGCTCCCCGGCGGGACCGCCGTCGCCACGCGCGACGCGTTCCAGAACCCCGGGTTCCCGGAGCACCGACTCCGCGTCACCGACAAGGACCCGAAGAAGGCGAAGACCGCCGAGCGCGTCGTCTACACGTGGTTCTACCTGTCCATCGTGGGCAGCGTCTTCGCGATCGGCGCCTACTTCGGCTTCCCGATCTACGCGGACGACCCGGGCAGCGTGCGCCTCAACAACCTGTTCCTCGGCGTTGGCATCGCGCTGGCGCTCCTGAGCCTCGGCATCGGTGCCATCCACTGGTCCAAGGCCCTCATGAGCGACCATGAGCTGATCGACGAGCGCCACCCGCAGGGCGGCTCGCCCGCCACGCAGGCCCGCGCCGTCGAGATCTTCGCCCAGGCGAACGAGGAGTCCGGCTTCGGTCGCCGCTCGCTCATCCGCAACAGCCTCATCGGCGCCCTCGTCGCCTTCCCGCTGCCGGCCGTGATCCTGTTCCGCGACCTGTACCCAGGCAGCGCCGAGGAGCCCGCCTCCGCCCTCAGCCACACGCTGTGGAAGAAGGGCGAGGTCCTGACCCGCGATCCCTCCGGCACGCCCATCAAGGCGTCGGACGTCACCATCGGATCCGCGTTCCACGTCATCCCCGCCTCCCTCATGGAGATGGAGGAGGGCAAGCTCGAGGAGAAGGCCAAGGCCGCGGTGCTGCTGATGCGGCTCCGCCCCGAGGACCTCGTCGAGACCCCGGAGCGCAAGGGATGGTCCTACGACGGGATCGTCGCGTACTCCAAGGTCTGCACGCACGTGGGATGCCCGGTGGCGCTCTACGAGCAGCAGACCCATCACCTGCTCTGCCCCTGCCACCAGTCCCAGTTCGACGTGACCAACCACTGCGAGGTCATCTTCGGACCGGCCAAGCGGCCCCTGCCGCAGCTGCCCATCGCCGTCAACGACGAGGGCTACCTCATTGCACAGAGTGATTTCACCGAGCCCGTAGGGGCGAGTTTCTGGGAGCGTCGTGGTGACTACAACAGCTGATCCGACCACGACGGGTGCTGACGCACCCGCCGCCAAGAGCGGAGGCGGCCTCACCGCCGCCGCCGCGACCTACCTCGACGAGCGCACCAGCGTCAGCGTCGCCGTCAAGGAGTTCGGGCGGAAGATCTTCCCGGACCACTGGTCCTTCATGCTCGGCGAGGTCGCGCTGTACAGCTTCGTCGTGATCCTGCTCACGGGCACGTGGCTGACGTTCTTCTTCAACCCGTCCATGGCGGAGACGCACTACGCCGGCTCCTACGCGCCCCTCAAGGGCGTCGAGATGTCCGTGGCCATGTCCTCGTCGCTCGACATCTCGTTCGACATCCGCGGTGGCCTGCTCATGCGGCAGATCCACCACTGGGCGGCGCTGCTGTTCGTCGCGTCCATCGGCCTCCACATGCTCCGCATCTACTTCACGGGTGCGTTCCGCAAGCCGCGCGAGCTCAACTGGTTCATCGGCTTCGTGCTCTTCATCCTCGCGATGGCCGAGGGCTTCACCGGCTACTCCCTCCCCGACGACCTGCTCTCCGGCAACGGCCTGCGCATCATCGACGGCATGGTGAAGGGCATCCCGGTCATCGGCACGTGGATCTCGTTCCTCCTGTTCGGCGGCGAGTTCCCGGGCACTCACATCATCCCGAGGCTCTACACGCTGCACATCCTGCTGCTGCCGGCGATCCTCGTCGCGTTCCTCGCGCTCCACCTGCTTTTCGTGGTCGTGCACAAGCACACCCAGTTCGCCGGCCCCGGCCGCACGAACGAGAACGTGGTCGGCGTCCCGGTGCTCCCCACGTTCGCCGCGAAGGCCGGCGGGTTCTTCTTCGTCGTCTTCGGCGTGATCGTCGTCATGGCGTCGTTCTTCACGATCAACCCGATCTGGAACTACGGCCCCTACGACCCGTCACCGGTGTCGGCGGGAACGCAGCCAGACTGGTACATCGGCTTCGCGGACGGCGCGCTGCGCCTCGTCCCGCCAGGACTCGAGTTCGTGCTGTTCGACCACACGTTCTCGTTCAACATCATCCTGCCGATCACGGTCCTGGGTCTGTTCATCGTGCTCGTCGCGCTCTATCCCTTCATCGAGGCGTGGATCACGGGCGACAAGCGCGAGCACCACATCCTCGACCGCCCGCGCAACGCCCCGACGCGCACGGCCATCGGCGCCGCCGGCGTCACGTTCTACGCGGTCCTCTGGTCCGCTGCGAGCTCCGACCTCATCGCCACCCACTTCAAGGTGTCGATGGAGGGCGTCATCCACACGCTGCAGGCGCTGCTGATCCTCGGGCCGGTCATCGCGTACCAGGTCGCCAAGCGCATCTGCCTGGCGCTCATGAAGAAGGACCGCGAGATCGCTCTCCACGGCGTCGAGTCGGGCCGCATCGTGAAGCTGCCCGGCGGTGAGTTCATCGAGGTGCACGAGCAGCTCGACGAGTACGAGCGCTGGCGCCTGGTCAGCTACGACGACTACAAGCCGCTCATGATCCGCCCGGACAGCCGTGGACGCATCACGGTCAACCAGCGGGCCCGCGCGGCGCTCTCCAAGTGGTTCTTCGAGGACCGGATCTCCCCGGTCACCACGAAGGATGTCGAGCGCAGCCACAGCGACCACCACTAGGCACGACCCGTCCGCATAGCGCGGACTCGCATCGAGAGCCGGTCCGGCGTCACGCTGGACCGGCTCTCGTGCGTCCGGCTCGACCGCCGCCCGCATCGTCTCCAGGAGGACCCGTGGATCTCGACCGGCTCGCCAGCTGGCTCCGCTGCCCCTCCTGCGGGTCGGACCTGCATGCCGTGCCGCCCCTCGTGCTCCGGTGCGAACACGGACACACCGTCGACGCGAACAAGCGGGGCTACGCCAACCTGCTCGCACCGGGTACGCGCGTCACCGGTGACACCGCCGAGATGCTCGCCGCGCGCGGCACCTTCCTCGACCGCGGGCACTACGCCCCGCTCGTCGACGCCCTGGCACACGCGACGATCACGCCTCGCGAGCCAGCGTCGGATGGTTCATCACGGCCCCCGGGCGGCAGCGCTGCACCCCTTGACGCAGGCCTGCGCGTCGTCGACGCGGGCTGCGGCACCGGGCACTACCTCCGGGCCCTCCTGGATGCCGTGCCCGGGTCGATCGGCCTCGCCGCCGACCTCTCCCCCGCGGCGGTGGCCATCGCGGTCCGCGGCCGTCCCGACGTCGACGGCGTCGTCGCGGACACCTGGGCCGCCCTCCCCATGCGCGACGGCGTCGCCGACCTGATCCTCGACGTCTTCGCACCGCGCAACCTGCCTGAGTTCCATCGCGTGCTCGCCCCGCGCGGCCGCGTCGCGATCGTGGCCGCGGGACCGCTGCACCTCGAGCAGCTGCGGGCGTCGGGGCGTGCGGTCGGCGTGCAGGAGGACAAGCGGGAGCGGATCCTCGAGGCGGCCGACCCGTACTTCGAGACCGAGTCGGAGACGCGGGTCGAACGGGTGCTGCCCCTGTCCGAGGACGACGTGCGCCTGCTGCTGGGGATGGGTCCTTCCGCGCATCACGCAGCCGTGGCCGATCGCGGCACCGCCGAGGCGACCGCGGGAAGCGGCGCTCGGCACGATGTCACCATCGACGTCATGGTCCACGTCCTGCGTCGACGAGACGACGTCGACCTCGGCTGAGCCCGCCCGTTCGCCGGGCTCGCCTCGACAAGGGTCATCGCCGGCCCCGACATCCCGCTCCGTAG encodes:
- the trpD gene encoding anthranilate phosphoribosyltransferase translates to MPSAPTWPALITTLIEGRHLSVSESTWAMRQVMRGDATPAQLGGLLVALRAAGETVDEIVGFRDAVLEEALPLDADPRALDIVGTGGDPYGAVLNISSVASVIAAATGVPVIKHGNRGASSASGASDVLTALGIDLTIAPERVAAVLRETGITYAHAALFHPGFRHAAATRRELGISTLFNVLGPLCNPARPEASAVGVADLSRVPLMVGVFRTRGATALVYRGDDGIDKLTTTGHSHIWEVSRGAVTEHDLDPLELGIPRAPIEALLGDGVEGNAQVIRRVLAGEPGPQRDVVLLNAAAGLEAFDLMGDPTRVQQPMARRLREKVAVAADAVDSGRAAAKLEEWAAATRA
- the qcrB gene encoding cytochrome bc1 complex cytochrome b subunit; amino-acid sequence: MVTTTADPTTTGADAPAAKSGGGLTAAAATYLDERTSVSVAVKEFGRKIFPDHWSFMLGEVALYSFVVILLTGTWLTFFFNPSMAETHYAGSYAPLKGVEMSVAMSSSLDISFDIRGGLLMRQIHHWAALLFVASIGLHMLRIYFTGAFRKPRELNWFIGFVLFILAMAEGFTGYSLPDDLLSGNGLRIIDGMVKGIPVIGTWISFLLFGGEFPGTHIIPRLYTLHILLLPAILVAFLALHLLFVVVHKHTQFAGPGRTNENVVGVPVLPTFAAKAGGFFFVVFGVIVVMASFFTINPIWNYGPYDPSPVSAGTQPDWYIGFADGALRLVPPGLEFVLFDHTFSFNIILPITVLGLFIVLVALYPFIEAWITGDKREHHILDRPRNAPTRTAIGAAGVTFYAVLWSAASSDLIATHFKVSMEGVIHTLQALLILGPVIAYQVAKRICLALMKKDREIALHGVESGRIVKLPGGEFIEVHEQLDEYERWRLVSYDDYKPLMIRPDSRGRITVNQRARAALSKWFFEDRISPVTTKDVERSHSDHH
- the qcrC gene encoding cytochrome bc1 complex diheme cytochrome c subunit, which translates into the protein MSTKTARARRTGRRSPLTTIALLAIGLLTTGGAYAMIQSGTASAEVDLKSAQTIDEGQKLFGSNCATCHGMDATGTGVAPSLIGVGAASVDFQVGTGRMPLQGTTVQAPEKPTQFTDTQVKELAAYVASLAPGPAIPDGQYLDGKGDPANGAELFRINCAMCHNVAAAGGALTEGKFAPSLEGVAPVHIYEAMVTGPQNMPVFNDTNISPEDKRDIITSLQYIEENSTVGGANLGGLGPVSEGLFMWIFGLGGIVALTVWLTARSN
- the ctaE gene encoding aa3-type cytochrome oxidase subunit III, which translates into the protein MEPVTTTSISPVSTAPVVNRPNTVAVGTIVWLGSEVMFFAGLFAIYFTLRSTSGALWEFEAGRLNVPFSLVNTLILVSSSFTCQFGVFAAERLQARATGWKPSQWGTVEWFFLTYALGAIFVVGQIFEYATLVTEGITLSSNAYGSAFYMTTGFHGLHVTGGLIAFLLVIGRIFAVRSMGHREATSAIVVSYYWHFVDVVWIGLFLVIYVLK
- the glpK gene encoding glycerol kinase GlpK, producing the protein MSEKYIVAIDQGTTSTRAIVFDHSGSIVSTGQLEHEQIFPRAGWVEHDPMEIWRNTREVIGQALSKADITRHDVEAVGITNQRETAVVWDRTTGKPVYNAIVWQDTRTQKIVDRLAADGGVERFKPTVGLPLATYFSGTKIVWILENVDGAREKAEAGELMFGTTDTWVLWNLTGGTDGGVHVTDVTNASRTLFMDLETLQWDDEILKAFDVPRSMLPEIKSSSEVYGQVESSSLLREVPIAGILGDQQAATFGQAAFDQGESKNTYGTGNFLIFNTGTDIIHSQNGLLTTLGYKLGDQEPHYALEGSIAVTGSLVQWMRDNLGLVSSAAEIETLAATVEDNGGVYFVPAFSGLFAPYWRSDARGALVGLTRYVNKGHIARAALEATAFQTREVLDAVNADSGVDLTELKVDGGMIANNLLMQFQADILGVPVVRPVVAETTALGAAYAAGLAVGFWKDLDDLRQNWQEDSRWTPDMDDAERERQLRLWKKAVTKTFDWVDDDVQ
- a CDS encoding SOS response-associated peptidase, yielding MCGRFVVARATGDLVGDWAVDDVDGEDPPPSWNVAPTTTVRMVADRHPRGDADGAVRRVLTAARWGIVPPWAKAVQGAPLINARVETVTEKPTFRRAVLTRRAVVPADGYYEWQVTAAGKQPVYLHAEDERPLAFAAVYEHWRDPVVPEGEPGAWLRSLAIITSAASDALGHIHDRTPVIVPRYRLDDWLDAGTTAVDDVRHLLGSLPEPHLVPRLVSTRVNSVRNDGPDLVAPVDEAPADDGQPTLI
- a CDS encoding methyltransferase domain-containing protein; translation: MDLDRLASWLRCPSCGSDLHAVPPLVLRCEHGHTVDANKRGYANLLAPGTRVTGDTAEMLAARGTFLDRGHYAPLVDALAHATITPREPASDGSSRPPGGSAAPLDAGLRVVDAGCGTGHYLRALLDAVPGSIGLAADLSPAAVAIAVRGRPDVDGVVADTWAALPMRDGVADLILDVFAPRNLPEFHRVLAPRGRVAIVAAGPLHLEQLRASGRAVGVQEDKRERILEAADPYFETESETRVERVLPLSEDDVRLLLGMGPSAHHAAVADRGTAEATAGSGARHDVTIDVMVHVLRRRDDVDLG
- the qcrA gene encoding cytochrome bc1 complex Rieske iron-sulfur subunit yields the protein MAHDDKDESAVVPAGSEAGELEPAGRDVVLPGGTAVATRDAFQNPGFPEHRLRVTDKDPKKAKTAERVVYTWFYLSIVGSVFAIGAYFGFPIYADDPGSVRLNNLFLGVGIALALLSLGIGAIHWSKALMSDHELIDERHPQGGSPATQARAVEIFAQANEESGFGRRSLIRNSLIGALVAFPLPAVILFRDLYPGSAEEPASALSHTLWKKGEVLTRDPSGTPIKASDVTIGSAFHVIPASLMEMEEGKLEEKAKAAVLLMRLRPEDLVETPERKGWSYDGIVAYSKVCTHVGCPVALYEQQTHHLLCPCHQSQFDVTNHCEVIFGPAKRPLPQLPIAVNDEGYLIAQSDFTEPVGASFWERRGDYNS